A window of the Citrus sinensis cultivar Valencia sweet orange chromosome 9, DVS_A1.0, whole genome shotgun sequence genome harbors these coding sequences:
- the LOC102626767 gene encoding ABC transporter G family member 15-like isoform X2 — protein METNHTTESIRHRHAYSGDRENDNTPAVLAHLVWEEVKVEAKNLRNGAKKKLINSLSGYAQPDRIMAIMGPSGSGKSTFLDALAGRLSKNVIMTGSVQLNRKKGGTNRRDICYVAQDEYFLGTLSVRETLTFSAHLRFPTKMTNDEINDIVEETIIKMGLQACAETKIGNWHLRGISSGEKKRLSISIEILTQPTVLLLDEPTSGLDSASAFFVIQVLKCIALDGRIVVCSIHQPSSHLFYLFDDLLLLSNGETIYFGDAKMAVKFFAEAGFPCPSRRNPSDHFLRCINSDFDKVAGSSLKSQAPTEIPMSSNSQMYLSTEKIKAKLVEEYRNSEISMDIRQRVRELAHNEQEETVLSKDRASWWKQLCILSHRSFLNMLRDMGYYWLRIVFYVLVSITVGILYLNVGLSNPAIYGRPKCVAFIYGFLICLSVGGLPSFIEEHKASYRERISCHYGEAVFVLSNFLSSFPFLVILSISSGTILHYMVQFHPGFSHYCHFCLSLFCCVSIVETCMMVVALLVPNVLMGMGVGTALIVLMMMVSPVFRGVSDLPKFFWQYPMSYITFAAWAIEPIMEDIF, from the exons ATGGAGACTAATCATACTACTGAGAGTATCCGACACCGGCATGCTTACTCCGGCGACAGAGAAAATGATAACACACCAGCAGTACTTGCGCATTTGGTGTGGGAAGAGGTAAAAGTTGAAGCAAAAAACTTGAGAAATGGTGCAAAAAAGAAGTTGATAAATAGCCTGAGTGGTTACGCACAGCCTGATCGAATTATGGCCATTATGGGTCCTTCTGGTTCTGGAAAATCAACCTTTCTCGATGCTTTGGCTG GAAGACTCTCCAAAAATGTTATCATGACTGGGAGTGTTCAACTCAATCGGAAGAAGGGAGGCACAAACAGAAGAGATATT tgttACGTCGCTCAAGACGAGTATTTCTTGGGGACACTCTCTGTAAGAGAAACGCTTACTTTCTCAGCTCACTTGAGGTTTCCAACTAAAATGACCAATGATGAGATAAATGACATAGTAGAGGAAACAATCATCAAAATGGGTCTCCAAGCTTGTGCTGAAACCAAGATAGGAAATTGGCATTTGAGGGGTATCAGCAGTGGGGAAAAGAAAAGGCTTAGCATTAGCATTGAGATTTTAACACAACCCACTGTCTTATTACTTGATGAACCCACTAGTGGCCTTGATAGTGCTTCAGCTTTCTTTGTGATTCAAGTTCTGAAATGTATAGCACTTGATGGAAGGATTGTCGTCTGCTCTATTCACCAGCCCAGCAGCcaccttttttatttgtttgatgatTTGCTCCTCCTGTCTAATGGAGAAACAATCTATTTCGGGGATGCAAAAATGGCTGTTAAG TTCTTTGCGGAAGCCGGGTTTCCTTGTCCATCAAGAAGAAACCCTTCGGACCATTTCCTTCGATGTATTAATTCTGATTTTGACAAGGTTGCTGGAAGCTCACTGAAATCTCAAGCACCAACT GAGATTCCAATGTCATCAAATTCCCAAATGTATTTGTCTACAGAAAAGATCAAAGCAAAGCTTGTGGAGGAATACAGGAATTCTGAAATTTCAATGGATATAAGACAAAGAGTTCGAGAGCTTGCACATAAT GAACAAGAGGAGACTGTATTGAGCAAGGACAGGGCAAGCTGGTGGAAGCAGCTCTGCATATTGAGTCATCGGTCGTTCCTAAACATGTTAAGAGATATGGGATACTACTGGTTAAGGATAGTCTTCTACGTTCTAGTGTCAATAACTGTTGGCATTCTGTATCTCAATGTTGGATTATCCAACCCTGCAATCTACGGGAGGCCAAAGTGCGTAGCGTTCATTTATGGTTTCTTGATTTGCTTGTCAGTAGGAGGCTTACCATCTTTCATTGAAGAACACAag GCTTCATACCGCGAAAGAATCAGCTGCCATTATGGAGAGGCTGTGTTTGTACTGTCAAACTTCCTCTCATCGTTCCCTTTCCTGGTGATATTGTCCATATCTTCAGGAACAATATTGCACTATATGGTGCAATTTCATCCAGGATTTTCCCACTACTGCCATTTCTGTCTCAGTCTTTTCTGCTGCGTTTCAATCGTGGAGACTTGCATGATGGTTGTTGCATTGTTGGTACCTAATGTTTTGATGGGAATGGGAGTTGGAACTGCTCTAATA GTACTTATGATGATGGTGTCTCCAGTTTTTAGAGGTGTTTCTGATCTTCCCAAGTTCTTCTGGCAGTATCCAATGTCCTACATCACTTTTGCTGCATGGGCAATAGAG CCTATAATGGAGGATATCTTCTGA
- the LOC102626767 gene encoding ABC transporter G family member 15-like isoform X1 encodes METNHTTESIRHRHAYSGDRENDNTPAVLAHLVWEEVKVEAKNLRNGAKKKLINSLSGYAQPDRIMAIMGPSGSGKSTFLDALAGRLSKNVIMTGSVQLNRKKGGTNRRDICYVAQDEYFLGTLSVRETLTFSAHLRFPTKMTNDEINDIVEETIIKMGLQACAETKIGNWHLRGISSGEKKRLSISIEILTQPTVLLLDEPTSGLDSASAFFVIQVLKCIALDGRIVVCSIHQPSSHLFYLFDDLLLLSNGETIYFGDAKMAVKFFAEAGFPCPSRRNPSDHFLRCINSDFDKVAGSSLKSQAPTEIPMSSNSQMYLSTEKIKAKLVEEYRNSEISMDIRQRVRELAHNEQEETVLSKDRASWWKQLCILSHRSFLNMLRDMGYYWLRIVFYVLVSITVGILYLNVGLSNPAIYGRPKCVAFIYGFLICLSVGGLPSFIEEHKASYRERISCHYGEAVFVLSNFLSSFPFLVILSISSGTILHYMVQFHPGFSHYCHFCLSLFCCVSIVETCMMVVALLVPNVLMGMGVGTALIVLMMMVSPVFRGVSDLPKFFWQYPMSYITFAAWAIEGQFKNDMIGLEFDPAVPGDPKLKGEEILLKLYGVQLNYCKWWDLAALFCILTCYKIVLFATLKYKDKASKLLNRVFARSIFRQTPQKDDVNNISVVP; translated from the exons ATGGAGACTAATCATACTACTGAGAGTATCCGACACCGGCATGCTTACTCCGGCGACAGAGAAAATGATAACACACCAGCAGTACTTGCGCATTTGGTGTGGGAAGAGGTAAAAGTTGAAGCAAAAAACTTGAGAAATGGTGCAAAAAAGAAGTTGATAAATAGCCTGAGTGGTTACGCACAGCCTGATCGAATTATGGCCATTATGGGTCCTTCTGGTTCTGGAAAATCAACCTTTCTCGATGCTTTGGCTG GAAGACTCTCCAAAAATGTTATCATGACTGGGAGTGTTCAACTCAATCGGAAGAAGGGAGGCACAAACAGAAGAGATATT tgttACGTCGCTCAAGACGAGTATTTCTTGGGGACACTCTCTGTAAGAGAAACGCTTACTTTCTCAGCTCACTTGAGGTTTCCAACTAAAATGACCAATGATGAGATAAATGACATAGTAGAGGAAACAATCATCAAAATGGGTCTCCAAGCTTGTGCTGAAACCAAGATAGGAAATTGGCATTTGAGGGGTATCAGCAGTGGGGAAAAGAAAAGGCTTAGCATTAGCATTGAGATTTTAACACAACCCACTGTCTTATTACTTGATGAACCCACTAGTGGCCTTGATAGTGCTTCAGCTTTCTTTGTGATTCAAGTTCTGAAATGTATAGCACTTGATGGAAGGATTGTCGTCTGCTCTATTCACCAGCCCAGCAGCcaccttttttatttgtttgatgatTTGCTCCTCCTGTCTAATGGAGAAACAATCTATTTCGGGGATGCAAAAATGGCTGTTAAG TTCTTTGCGGAAGCCGGGTTTCCTTGTCCATCAAGAAGAAACCCTTCGGACCATTTCCTTCGATGTATTAATTCTGATTTTGACAAGGTTGCTGGAAGCTCACTGAAATCTCAAGCACCAACT GAGATTCCAATGTCATCAAATTCCCAAATGTATTTGTCTACAGAAAAGATCAAAGCAAAGCTTGTGGAGGAATACAGGAATTCTGAAATTTCAATGGATATAAGACAAAGAGTTCGAGAGCTTGCACATAAT GAACAAGAGGAGACTGTATTGAGCAAGGACAGGGCAAGCTGGTGGAAGCAGCTCTGCATATTGAGTCATCGGTCGTTCCTAAACATGTTAAGAGATATGGGATACTACTGGTTAAGGATAGTCTTCTACGTTCTAGTGTCAATAACTGTTGGCATTCTGTATCTCAATGTTGGATTATCCAACCCTGCAATCTACGGGAGGCCAAAGTGCGTAGCGTTCATTTATGGTTTCTTGATTTGCTTGTCAGTAGGAGGCTTACCATCTTTCATTGAAGAACACAag GCTTCATACCGCGAAAGAATCAGCTGCCATTATGGAGAGGCTGTGTTTGTACTGTCAAACTTCCTCTCATCGTTCCCTTTCCTGGTGATATTGTCCATATCTTCAGGAACAATATTGCACTATATGGTGCAATTTCATCCAGGATTTTCCCACTACTGCCATTTCTGTCTCAGTCTTTTCTGCTGCGTTTCAATCGTGGAGACTTGCATGATGGTTGTTGCATTGTTGGTACCTAATGTTTTGATGGGAATGGGAGTTGGAACTGCTCTAATA GTACTTATGATGATGGTGTCTCCAGTTTTTAGAGGTGTTTCTGATCTTCCCAAGTTCTTCTGGCAGTATCCAATGTCCTACATCACTTTTGCTGCATGGGCAATAGAG GGCCagttcaagaatgacatgatAGGGCTCGAGTTTGATCCTGCGGTTCCTGGTGACCCAAAGCTTAAGGGTGAGGAAATTCTACTGAAACTTTATGGGGTTCAGCTGAATTACTGCAAATGGTGGGATTTGGCAGCTCTCTTCTGCATACTGACATGCTACAAGATTGTCTTATTTGCCACATTGAAATATAAAGACAAAGCATCAAAGCTGTTAAACAGAGTTTTCGCCAGAAGTATTTTCCGACAAACACCTCAAAaagatgatgtcaacaatatCTCTGTTGTgccataa